The nucleotide sequence TGCACCAGGTGCAAATGACCCAACGTATGAGTTTGAATTTGGAGATCTTCAGAATTTTGAGAATAGTATAAGGCAGATAAAAGAGGAGAATAACCTTAAAACCAATATTGTTTGGAATACCGACAGCAATATGTGGGGTGAATTGCTGCTTACATTACTCCCCTTTATAGTCATTATCGGGATCTGGATCTTTATCATGCGAAGAATGTCGTCCGGAGCGGGTGGTGGTGCCGGAGGTCAGATCTTTAACATCGGTAAGTCTAAAGCCAAGCTTTTTGATGAAAAAACCGATGTAAAAACCTCATTTAAGGATGTTGCCGGACTTGAAGGTGCAAAAGAAGAGGTACAGGAGATCGTGGACTTTCTTAAAAACCCAACAAAATATACTTCTTTGGGGGGTAAAATACCAAAAGGAGCACTTCTTGTAGGATCACCGGGAACCGGAAAAACGTTGCTTGCCAAAGCAGTAGCGGGCGAAGCCAAGGTGCCGTTCTTTTCACTATCCGGATCAGATTTTGTGGAAATGTTTGTTGGTGTAGGAGCTTCTCGTGTACGTGATCTCTTTAAACAAGCGAAAGAAAAATCACCCTCCATCATCTTTATTGATGAAATTGACGCAATTGGTCGCGCCAGAGGAAAAAATAACTTCTCGGGTTCTAACGATGAGCGTGAAAACACCCTCAACCAGTTGCTTACCGAAATGGACGGATTTGGCACCAATACGAACGTGATCGTACTTGCCGCCACTAACCGTGCCGACGTACTGGACAAAGCCTTAATGCGTGCCGGACGTTTCGACAGACAGATCTATGTGGATCTTCCCGATGTTCGTGAGCGTAAGGAAATTTTTGAGGTACATTTAAGACCCATTAAACAGGATAACAGCCTCGATCTTGATTTTCTGGCGAAGCAAACTCCCGGATTTTCGGGGGCAGATATAGCCAACGTTTGTAATGAGGCGGCCTTAATTGCAGCCCGTAAAGAGAAAAAGGCAGTGGGTAAACAGGATTTCCTCGATGCAGTAGATCGTATCGTTGGCGGATTGGAAAAGAAGAACAAGATCATTACGCCGGACGAGAAAAAGGCCATTGCTTTTCATGAAGCCGGTCATGCAACGGTAAGCTGGATGTTAGAACATGCCGCTCCGTTGGTTAAGGTTACCATAGTGCCTCGTGGACAGTCATTGGGAGCTGCCTGGTACCTTCCTGAGGAACGTCTCATTGTGAGACCGGAACAGATGCTGGACGAAATGTGTGCCGCACTAGGAGGAAGAGCTGCAGAAAAAGTGATCTTTAATAAGATCTCTACCGGAGCTTTAAGCGATCTTGAAAAGGTAACCAAACAAGCTCGAGCCATGGTAACCATCTATGGCTTGAACGAAAAAATTGGTAACCTTACCTATTACGATTCTTCCGGACAGAACGAATATGGATTTACCAAGCCCTATAGTGAAAAAACCGCAGAAATGATCGATAAGGAAATTTCGAACCTT is from Constantimarinum furrinae and encodes:
- the ftsH gene encoding ATP-dependent zinc metalloprotease FtsH; the protein is MADDNKNKKPETKKPKFNSYWIYGAIILIFLGIQIFGGNSWTQPSKTTQTDFQEYLRAGDVEKVEIVNKKVAKVFLTPEAKTKEIHSRNKGKSLFAPGANDPTYEFEFGDLQNFENSIRQIKEENNLKTNIVWNTDSNMWGELLLTLLPFIVIIGIWIFIMRRMSSGAGGGAGGQIFNIGKSKAKLFDEKTDVKTSFKDVAGLEGAKEEVQEIVDFLKNPTKYTSLGGKIPKGALLVGSPGTGKTLLAKAVAGEAKVPFFSLSGSDFVEMFVGVGASRVRDLFKQAKEKSPSIIFIDEIDAIGRARGKNNFSGSNDERENTLNQLLTEMDGFGTNTNVIVLAATNRADVLDKALMRAGRFDRQIYVDLPDVRERKEIFEVHLRPIKQDNSLDLDFLAKQTPGFSGADIANVCNEAALIAARKEKKAVGKQDFLDAVDRIVGGLEKKNKIITPDEKKAIAFHEAGHATVSWMLEHAAPLVKVTIVPRGQSLGAAWYLPEERLIVRPEQMLDEMCAALGGRAAEKVIFNKISTGALSDLEKVTKQARAMVTIYGLNEKIGNLTYYDSSGQNEYGFTKPYSEKTAEMIDKEISNLIEFQYQRAISLLEENKDKLTLLANELLDKEVIFKESLERIFGDRPFKKNEEETAPTT